A window of the Streptomyces griseochromogenes genome harbors these coding sequences:
- the narI gene encoding respiratory nitrate reductase subunit gamma: MTTLLWGALPYIAFVSLAGGLLWRYRYDRFGWTTRSSQVYESRLLNIASPVFHYGILFVLVGHLTGLFVPVSWTRSLGIGEHTYHLFSLYGGTAAGLLAVAGILLLVHRRRTRAPVFRATTVNDKTMYVVLLAAITIGMAAKLSHASGDGYDYRETIAPWARSLFTLRPGTELMAHVPVLFQIHAVIGMVLIAMVPYTRLVHMFSAPVPYLFRPYIVYRRRDPGQLGPRPDRRGWERIGG; encoded by the coding sequence ATGACCACACTTCTGTGGGGCGCCCTGCCCTACATCGCCTTCGTCAGCCTCGCCGGCGGACTGCTCTGGCGCTACCGCTACGACAGGTTCGGCTGGACCACGCGCTCGTCGCAGGTGTACGAGTCGAGGCTGCTGAACATCGCCTCGCCGGTGTTCCACTACGGCATCCTGTTCGTGCTCGTCGGCCATCTGACCGGCCTGTTCGTGCCGGTGTCCTGGACCCGGTCCCTGGGCATCGGCGAGCACACGTACCACCTGTTCTCGCTGTACGGCGGCACGGCGGCCGGGCTGCTCGCCGTCGCCGGGATCCTGCTGCTCGTCCACCGCCGCCGCACCAGGGCCCCGGTCTTCAGGGCGACGACGGTCAACGACAAGACCATGTACGTCGTCCTGCTCGCCGCGATCACCATAGGCATGGCCGCCAAGCTGAGCCACGCCTCCGGCGACGGCTACGACTACCGGGAGACCATCGCCCCCTGGGCCCGCAGCCTGTTCACCCTCCGCCCCGGAACGGAGCTGATGGCGCACGTGCCGGTGCTGTTCCAGATCCACGCGGTGATCGGCATGGTGCTGATCGCGATGGTCCCCTACACCCGCCTGGTCCATATGTTCAGCGCGCCGGTGCCGTACCTGTTCCGGCCCTACATCGTCTACCGCAGGCGCGACCCCGGACAGCTGGGGCCACGCCCGGACCGGCGGGGCTGGGAGCGGATCGGCGGTTAG